In Sphaeramia orbicularis chromosome 7, fSphaOr1.1, whole genome shotgun sequence, one genomic interval encodes:
- the LOC115421915 gene encoding uncharacterized protein LOC115421915 has product MNLDSLEGSIQNLLSVLYPPFEATAPTLLSQLFKIIESRYQGDALRCLLDFLVPAKHILDTVQQAACSQYSDGLFLCEGWPLCLRDQVVIHFAPIDPLQLQPGDFYLQVAPFCDQSARIVVCSLLEEEELRVEVVEETPIPETSYPCIFSRDWLEEINQGRHGTPLSRCLLATEQGVVRLPWERVAVPDFVDVPERFGSSMASTPSSYPPLPPPLPLPHFPETSSSKHPLPLSSSKESAQPQTNSVKKSSHAPSFSVETRICPAKHGIAVSLCLVDTSTASSSRVFKLKEPEAESKPIGWVSPNTWDSRCTGPDTNAETKTSSKGGDPIVDENIEDKHKDTSRGQQTDQNNSTRCAEGEYIDIQQATMLFGRAQSASGGQQKLEMQPHTQTEAQMQRVPQRQLQMQPHAYMESYMQTQGQVCTQIPPQTHAQLLTKPPTHSPVLLKPNTSGETGPPPALQHSQPHLQDSTDASPCVRTLRFSEKPCTPCMKRKQGGKFSRAQELRCRYRDSYQAAIQNPVAFGQEKDRGKMLAVLEEDGDFSQCEGKNWQTETDTGEPWCHIQETWIQNQPDSSVSGAICKESGEINTVPYWKPGDPAACMDYRATSSQITERTTVPLREPRDTHSARPHGNLHVNGTSSPAGVRANALFSSNESKQSDVVPTKPYGLPFCSGEISGMNMNTAKACEQLQNRTNSFRLHSVVSPASPLSRRESVLSDGRCSSLSTAVVDTSEKCDVVIVEGQRVRRRETMDSCAEIPQLHVVKCKNSTAFGLVSPKINRRKLVIPDVAQTGSRNGHQMENQPQSDQPPAVVMQKNPPSARPRPDHLPLGSPDPRAHPLYQGVTSLTGGRDRTGRAIVELYGDHEGWRSTITSQELFKVLLYFYSITRREIREAGLTLIFDARKTNPQPQLYKALMSLQEQTPQAVNSLVLLVDKENSHRPERCPGIQTEVLTSMKALLKLVEVGQLSSHLDGTLCPSLCDWMELNQKLYPFVSDLYEASSLLLRAISRLEEPVRTDTVQTVQQCIMDQRTLMRDVLEDIRLVSLQREGGAMLARLRKESDLKYPHSEDLSDAVDSVTSLYNHVEEQTHVLVQRSNMSLEHLDYLLQLREIEGHFSQMQQWFNVEGERHLLEAELVEDSGDRMEQILNSFTRFLIEANDRRHHAMSLVSEAEQLQQSGPSYPETETFRTLVNSFKSGLEDFLCRAEACGRELQTMVNVCDFCEQASALASECQDYLEQSQHRTPTNQDQFHDQNPAPVDQANTQHQNPDPVQTSTSSNHAILQSFQDKFIQFSPERFQEVKTQASTLQGSRGMRVWNVAWLRCQEVRQQLQERLQDAEEIYHQEARSSSCCEHHYIDVVSTNIQTVTPGGQTLVVQSTPGPRHPQWEGIVSGAVDLGNRRPTFGATNSTTVACCNIIVKPDDHSDPGNIQGSEVPPQSPHRSVKKTDRETRRRQAARARSERDAAALSQSHTVGCQWFPWGRGLGARSASQDSCTTGAATAGSSTPPEERVRSPSSCSHHGQPSCRILQEAQKFQISRHGSFCSEESCMSDRGAAGGNGALCCKHSSLPVRRYDEAFCPQESASSALRLQRVLEELVITEREYVRSLGYILTHYLPLLDRPDIPQDLRGKRGIIFGNLEKLYDFHSHYFLPELEACQREPAMVARCFLRHSESFGLYALYSKNKPKSDILILHRRHDIFKKKQQELGDLMDLSSYLLRPIQRISKYSLLLQDMLSLVGSYRPKDMIQDTLLASSVCAQSVCGPGVYLPDYTSTEREREKAEIQAAADLVRFQMRHGNDLLTMDAIRDCDVNLKEQGQLIRQDEFTVIFRKKKCVRRIFLFEELILFSKTKKTDIGNDVYVYKQSFKTSDIGMTHNSGVSGLCFEIWFRRRKSEDTYTLRASSMEVKKAWTADLEKILWDQATHSREMRLQERVFMGMGRKPFMDIQPSEAAICDRAVNCILPGRIPVACCSHRGLEYPRPHSIGSGSTASTTISQSSSSSGRGSLPPAGYPGNQSQGVETSAAVSSSPEAVTDNELNNHHLHQHHLHRNCERWKTVHHPLIDSTESSGDCLTVFGSDQSCLSAIGGDVVDSSSSFVSGRLSICQTPSLRINSSPAVNRKKPGIAPKPQSLPSTQGDNIIIGKSTEV; this is encoded by the exons TCTCAGTACTCGGACGGTCTTTTCCTCTGTGAAGGCTGGCCGCTGTGTTTGCGTGACCAAGTCGTCATCCACTTTGCTCCCATCGACCCACTGCAACTCCAGCCCGGTGACTTTTACCTCCAAGTGGCACCGTTCTGCGACCAATCAGCTCGCATCGTGGTTTGCAGCCTTTTGGAAGAGGAGGAGCTCCGAGTGGAAGTAGTGGAGGAAACCCCAATCCCCGAAACCTCATACCCGTGTATATTCAGCCGTGACTGGTTGGAGGAGATCAACCAGGGTCGCCATGGGACCCCCCTCAGCCGATGCCTGCTCGCCACTGAGCAGGGCGTGGTGAGGTTACCATGGGAACGGGTGGCCGTGCCTGATTTTGTGGATGTGCCGGAGCGTTTTGGGAGTAGTATGGCCTCTACTCCCTCTTCATATCCACCTCTACCACCTCCACTTCCTCTTCCTCATTTTCCTGAGACTTCTTCATCAAAACACCCACTTCCTCTCTCATCTTCAAAGGAATCTGCACAACCTCAAACTAATTCTGTCAAAAAATCTTCACATGCACCTTCCTTTTCTGTGGAGACAAGGATTTGTCCGGCAAAGCACGGCATCGCTGTGTCACTTTGTTTGGTCGATACTAGCACTGCTTCTTCATCCAGGGTGTTTAAATTAAAAGAGCCTGAAGCAGAGTCCAAGCCCATAGGCTGGGTTTCTCCAAATACATGGGACAGCCGCTGTACTGGGCCGGATACGAATGCAGAGACTAAAACGAGTAGT AAGGGTGGAGATCCGATTGTTGatgaaaatatagaagataaaCACAAAGATACAAGCAGAGGTCAACAAACAGACCAAAATAATAGTACAAGGTGTGCAGAAGGAGAATATATTGATATACAGCAGGCAACTATGCTTTTTGGGAGAGCGCAGTCAGCATCTGGAGGTCAACAGAAACTAGAAAtgcaaccacacacacaaaccgaAGCACAAATGCAAAGAGTTCCACAAAGGCAATTACAAATGCAACCTCATGCATATATGGAGTCGTACATGCAAACACAAGGACAGGTATGCACACAGATACCACCTCAGACACATGCACAGTTACTTACAAAACCACCAACACACAGTCCTGTATTATTGAAGCCTAACACATCAGGGGAAACAGGACCTCCACCTGCCCTCCAGCATTCCCAGCCTCATCTTCAGGACTCCACTGATGCGTCTCCATGCGTCCGAACTCTCCGGTTCTCAGAGAAACCCTGTACCCCATGCATGAAGAGGAAACAAGGCGGGAAGTTTTCCAGAGCTCAGGAGTTGAGGTGTCGCTACAGAGACTCGTACCAGGCTGCGATCCAGAACCCTGTCGCTTTTGGACAGGAGAAAGACAGGGGGAAAATGTTGGCGGTTTTGGAGGAGGATGGTGATTTTTCACAGTGTGAGGGCAAGAACTGGCAAACAGAGACCGATACAGGAGAGCCGTGGTGTCACATCCAAGAAACGTGGATTCAAAACCAGCCTGATTCCTCTGTTAGTGGCGCAATCTGTAAGGAGTCAGGGGAAATAAACACTGTTCCATATTGGAAACCAGGAGACCCTGCTGCCTGTATGGATTACAGAGCTACTAGTTCTCAGATAACTGAAAGGACCACTGTGCCACTTAGGGAACCAAGGGACACACACTCCGCCAGACCACATGGCAATTTACATGTAAACGGGACAAGTTCACCAGCAGGAGTGAGAGCAAATGCACTGTTTAGCTCAAACGAATCTAAACAGTCAGATGTGGTCCCCACCAAGCCTTATGGATTACCGTTTTGTTCAGGTGAAATTTCAGGGATGAACATGAACACCGCCAAAGCTTGTGAACAGCTACAAAACAGAACCAACTCTTTCAGGCTTCATTCAGTTGTGTCTCCTGCATCTCCACTCAGCAGAAGGGAATCGGTTTTGTCAGATGGAAGGTGTTCCTCTCTTTCCACAGCAGTGGTGGACACCTCAGAGAAGTGTGATGTGGTTATAGTTGAAGGTCAGAGGGTTAGGAGAAGAGAAACCATGGACTCCTGTGCAGAGATTCCTCAGCTGCATGTGGTTAAGTGTAAAAACAGCACAGCCTTCGGACTGGTTTCCCCAAAGATCAACAGGAGGAAGTTGGTCATTCCAG ATGTTGCTCAAACTGGTAGTAGAAATGGACATCAGATGGAGAACCAGCCTCAGTCTGATCAACCTCCAGCAGTAGTGATGCAGAAGAACCCTCCATCTGCCCGTCCCAGACCAGACCACCTCCCCCTGGGTTCCCCAGACCCCAGAGCCCACCCCCTCTATCAAGGAGTAACATCACTCACAG GAGGCAGAGACAGAACAGGCAGAGCAATAGTTGAGCTCTATGGAGACCACGAGGGATGGAGATCAACGATAACAAGCCAGGAGCTGTTTAAAGTGCTGCTGTACTTCTACTCCATCACCAG aagaGAAATCAGAGAAGCCGGACTGACACTGATCTTTGATGCAAGAAAGACAAATCCTCAACCACAGCTCTATAAAGCCTTAATGTCGCTTCAA GAGCAGACTCCCCAGGCCGTGAACAGTTTGGTGCTTCTGGTGGATAAAGAGAACAGCCATCGGCCAGAGAGGTGTCCAGGGATCCAG ACTGAGGTGTTGACTTCAATGAAAGCCCTGTTGAAGCTGGTGGAGGTGGGTCAGCTGAGCTCCCACCTGGATGGGACTCTGTGTCCGAGCCTCTGCGACTGGATGGAGCTGAACCAG AAACTTTACCCATTTGTGTCTGATCTTTATGAGGCGTCCAGTCTGTTACTTCGAGCCATCAGTAGGTTAGAGGAACCTGTGAGGACGGACACTGTTCAG ACTGTGCAGCAGTGCATTATGGACCAGAGGACTTTGATGAGGGATGTTCTGGAAGACATCCGATTGGTCAGCCTGCAGAGGGAGGGCGGGGCCATGTTGGCTCGACTGAGAAAGGAGAGCGACCTCAAATATCCCCACAGTGAAGACCTGAG TGATGCGGTGGACTCAGTCACCAGCCTTTATAACCATGTGGAGGAACAGACTCATGTCTTGGTGCAGAGATCCAACATGTCACTGGAACATCTGGATTATCTGCTGCAACTCAGAGAAATTGAAGGACACTTTTCACAG ATGCAGCAGTGGTTTAATGTAGAAGGGGAGCGCCACCTGCTGGAGGCCGAGTTGGTGGAGGACTCTGGAGACCGGATGGAGCAGATCCTCAACAGCTTCACTCGTTTTCTTATTGAAGCCAAT GACCGGAGACATCACGCCATGTCGTTAGTGTCTGAGGCAGAGCAGCTCCAGCAGAGTGGACCGTCCTACCCGGAGACCGAGACCTTCAGGACTTTGGTCAACTCCTTCAAGTCCGGTCTGGAGGACTTCCTGTGCAGGGCAGAGGCGTGTGGCAGAGAACTGCAGACCATGGTCAATGTGTGCGATTTCTGTGAACAG gctTCAGCTCTGGCCAGTGAATGCCAAGACTACCTGGAGCAGAGTCAGCATCGGACTCCCACAAACCAAGACCAATTCCATGACCAAAATCCTGCACCTGTGGATCAAGCAAACACTCAACACCAAAACCCAGACCCTGTTCAGACCTCCACCTCCAGTAACCACGCCATCCTCCAGTCTTTCCAGGACAAGTTCATCCAGTTCAGCCCAGAAAGGTTTCAGGAGGTGAAGACCCAGGCCAGCACCCTGCAAGGCTCCAGGGGGATGCGGGTCTGGAACGTGGCCTGGCTCAGATGCCAGGAGGTCCGGCAGCAGCTTCAGGAGAGGCTTCAGGACGCTGAGGAGATTTACCACCAGGAAGCACGGTCCAGCAGCTGCTGTGAACATCATTATATAGACGTGGTGAGCACTAATATTCAAACGGTGACACCCGGTGGCCAGACACTGGTGGTTCAGTCGACGCCCGGGCCTCGACACCCACAGTGGGAGGGGATCGTGTCTGGAGCGGTGGATTTAGGCAACAGACGACCGACGTTTGGCGCCACCAACTCAACAACTGTGGCCTGCTGCAACATCATCGTAAAACCTGATGATCACAGTGATCCTGGAAACATTCAGGGGTCAGAGGTCCCACCACAGTCACCTCACAg GTCAGTTAAAAAAACGGACAGGGAAACCAGAAGGAGGCAGGCGGCTCGAGCGAGGAGCGAGCGAGATGCCGCCGCTCTATCTCAGTCCCATACTGTCGGCTGCCAGTGGTTTCCATGGGGGCGAGGTCTGGGGGCCAGGTCGGCGAGCCAGGACTCGTGCACCACCGGGGCAGCGACGGCGGGGTCATCCACCCCTCCAGAGGAGCGGGTTCGATCCCCGTCGTCCTGCTCACACCACGGCCAGCCTTCCTGCCGGATCCTCCAGGAAGCTCAGAAGTTCCAGATTTCCCGCCATGGGAGTTTCTGCTCTGAGGAGTCCTGTATGAGTGACCGGGGGGCGGCGGGGGGAAATGGCGCTCTGTGCTGTAAACACTCCAGCCTGCCCGTCAGGAGATATGATGAGGCGTTTTGTCCACAGGAAAGTGCCAGCAGTGCCTT GAGGCTGCAGCGAGTCCTGGAGGAGCTGGTCATCACCGAGCGGGAGTACGTACGCTCACTGGGATACATCCTGACCCACTACCTCCCCCTGCTGGACAGACCAGACATCCCCCAGGACCTCCGGGGAAAGCGTGGCATCATCTTCGGGAACCTGGAGAAGCTGTACGACTTCCACAGCCACTACTTCCTGCCAGAGCTGGAGGCGTGTCAGAGGGAGCCCGCCATGGTCGCCCGCTGCTTCCTCAGACAC agtgAAAGTTTTGGCCTGTATGCTCTGTACAGCAAGAACAAACCTAAATCAGACATTCTGATCCTGCACCGACGCCATGACATCTTCAAG AAAAAGCAGCAGGAGCTCGGGGACCTGATGGACCTGTCGTCGTACCTGCTCAGACCCATCCAGAGGATCAGTAAATACAGCCTCCTGCTCCAGGACATGCTGTCTCTGGTCGGCTCATACAGACCAAAAGACATGATCCAAGATACACTCCTGGCTTCTAGTGTGTGTGCACAGAGTGTGTGTGGGCCCGGTGTGTATCTGCCTGATTATACCAGCACTGAGAGGGAGCGTGAGAAGGCGGAGATCCAGGCGGCCGCAGACCTGGTGCGGTTTCAGATGCGTCACGGTAACGACCTGCTCACCATGGACGCCATCAGGGACTGTGAC GTGAATCTTAAAGAACAGGGCCAGCTGATTCGCCAGGATGAGTTCACCGTTATCTTCAGGAAGAAAAAATGTGTCCGCCGCATATTCCTGTTTGAAGAGCTCATCCTCTTCAGCAAAACCAAGAAAACGGATATTGGCAATGACGTCTATGTCTACAAACAGTCCTTCAag ACCAGTGACATCGGTATGACCCATAACTCTGGTGTCAGCGGTCTGTGTTTTGAGATCTGGTTCCGCAGGAGGAAAAGTGAGGACACCTACACACTGAGGGCGTCCAGCATGGAAGTGAAGAAAGCCTGGACCGCCGACCTGGAGAAGATACTGTGGGATCAGGCCACTCACAGTAGAg AGATGCGTTTGCAGGAGAGGGTGTTCATGGGAATGGGTCGTAAACCGTTCATGGACATTCAACCCAGTGAAGCCGCCATCTGTGACCGGGCTGTTAACTGCATCCTGCCTGGTAGAA TCCCTGTGGCGTGTTGTTCACACAGGGGTCTAGAATATCCTCGACCTCACTCCATCGGCTCCGGCTCCACGGCCTCCACCACCATCAGCCAGTCGTCATCCTCCTCCGGCCGGGGCTCGCTGCCCCCTGCTGGTTACCCCGGTAACCAGTCACAGGGGGTGGAGACCAGTGCAGCTGTGAGCTCCTCCCCAGAGGCTGTGACCGACAATGAGCTCAACAACCACCATCTTCATCAGCATCATCTTCACCGCAATTGTGAGCGGTGGAAAACAGTCCATCATCCTCTGA TCGACAGCACTGAATCATCTGGAGACTGCCTCACCGTCTTTGGCTCAGATCAGAGCTGTTTGTCTGCCATTGGTGGCGACGTGGTggactcctcctcctcattcgTCTCCGGACGTCTGTCAATTTGTCAAACGCCAAGCCTGAGGATAAACAGCTCCCCGGCCGTCAACAGGAAGAAACCTGGTATCGCCCCCAAACCTCAGAGTCTGCCTAGTACTCAG GGAGATAACATTATCATCGGAAAATCAACAGAAGTTTAA